Genomic segment of bacterium:
GTCCGGAGATAGTCGCCGTAAGAGAATCCGCCGGGAAGAATGATCAGATTGGCATTTCCGACCTGTTCTTCCTTGTGCCAGACCATTTCCACATCCTGGCCCAGAATATTTCGGAAAACATGTTCGGTGTCGTGATCACAATTGGATCCTGGAAATACAATGACCTTGATCTTCATGATTCCTCTCCCAGTTCAATAACATACTCTTCGATGATCGGGTTCGCAAGGACTTTACGCGCGATCTCCTCCAGTAGCTTACTGGTGTCGGATTCATTCGCATTTTCGATTTCGATATCGAAAACCTTGCCTTGCCTCACACCGGTGATACTGCTGTACCCCATGTGTTGAAACGTCTGCCAGATGGCTTCGCCTTGCGGATCGTGAACCGTTTCTTTCAAACGGACAATGATTTTTGCCTTCATACCACCATCCTTCTGCCAGTCTTACAGTTCAAGCATTTCGCTGATCTCATCCTGCATGGAGATGTGAATCTCAGCATCCCGGCATTTCTTTTCCAGAGCCCGTGTCGCGGAGACATAAACGATTTGAGGATGATTGTTTTGACGGCTCAAATGGGTCAACATGATTCTTCTTTGAAAGCCGTCGATATGTTCGCTGAAAAAATATGCTAATGCTTCATTCGAGAGATGTCCGTAGTTGCTCATCACTCTTTGTTTTAAGGACCATGGATACGGACCTGTCCGGAGCATTTCCAAATCGTGATTCGATTCGATCACGAGTAAATCAGAGTTTCGGAGCCGCTTTCGCACGGTTTCGGGAATGAAACCGATATCGCTGACGATGCAGGCACGCGAAGATCCGGCCCGTAATGCAAAAGCAAGCGGATCTACGCTGTCATGCGGAGTGGAAAACGGCGTTACTGTAATTGAGCCAATTTGCAACGGAAGATCGGCGCCGATGGGAACATGGTTCAGATGTTGCAATGCGGATGAAGTGTGATCGAGCGCGCGGGGAGAAATATAAATGGGAATCTTGAACTTTCTGGCCAGCGGTCCGGCCCCTCCGATATGATCGTGATGTTCGTGAGAAATAAAGATGCCATCCAGAGTTGATGGATCCACCTGGATTCGTGCTAGCCTCTCCACAATTTCCTTTGCGCGCAAGCCTGCATCGACCAGCAGTCTGGTAGATTGATGTTCAACGAACGTCGAGTTCCCGCTGCTTCCACTTCCCAGTACGCAAACCTTCATAGGTTCAAAGTTCAAAAGTTCAAGAGTTCAAAAGTTCAAGGGTAGCGCGCCTCCTTTGAACCCTTGAACCATTGAACCTTTGAACACTTCTCAGTGGGTTTGAAAATCATTCAACTGCAAATCGAGGCGATCCATGTCTCCCACAACCACGACGCCATAATTGGAATGTTGAAACAACTCCATCGCAACGTGCTGCACATCTGTAATCGTAACGGCCGAGATGCTATCCAGAATCTCTTGTGTTTCGATTTGTCTTTCATGATACAGGTCGTTGCGGGCCAGATTGAACATCCGTGACGATGAACCTTCTAAACTCAGGATCATGCTACCTTTCAAATGATTTTTCGCGTTTTCCAATTCTTCGGAGCTGACCGGCTCAGTGATTAACTGATGGCATTGCTGAAGGATCAGTTCAATTGCTTCCCGGACTGCTTCTTTTCCTGTTGCCGCATAAATGCTGAGGTAACCGGTATCTTTGAACGGACTTAAAGATGAATAAACCGTATAACAGAGGCCGCGTTCCTCGCGAATTTTTTGAAACAGACGCGAGCTCATGCTGCCGCCAAGAATTACATTGAGAACGCTGGCTGCGTATCGATCCGGGTCCGTTGC
This window contains:
- the purS gene encoding phosphoribosylformylglycinamidine synthase subunit PurS translates to MKAKIIVRLKETVHDPQGEAIWQTFQHMGYSSITGVRQGKVFDIEIENANESDTSKLLEEIARKVLANPIIEEYVIELGEES
- a CDS encoding MBL fold metallo-hydrolase, which gives rise to MKVCVLGSGSSGNSTFVEHQSTRLLVDAGLRAKEIVERLARIQVDPSTLDGIFISHEHHDHIGGAGPLARKFKIPIYISPRALDHTSSALQHLNHVPIGADLPLQIGSITVTPFSTPHDSVDPLAFALRAGSSRACIVSDIGFIPETVRKRLRNSDLLVIESNHDLEMLRTGPYPWSLKQRVMSNYGHLSNEALAYFFSEHIDGFQRRIMLTHLSRQNNHPQIVYVSATRALEKKCRDAEIHISMQDEISEMLEL